A window of Daphnia pulicaria isolate SC F1-1A chromosome 4, SC_F0-13Bv2, whole genome shotgun sequence genomic DNA:
TTAGTGGGACCGGTTGTACTGGATAACTCATCGGGTGGCATGAATACGTCCGTGTTTTGGATATCTTGGGCAGATCCACTTCCTCTAATCTTCCGACATCACTGCGGGATCCCCAGAAAACGGTTACGGAGATGctgttttcttgatttctcATAGATCTATCAATAGTCCGGAGTCGACCGGATGAAGGAACTGAAGTCTGTAGGTAACattcttttcccatttttggttctataacaagaaatataaaaaatgaattagatTTTATTATTCAGCAACGCATCAGGTAGTAACTTACCACTTTTCAAATCTTTCGATTCCGACAAAACAGCTGGGGAAAGAATCTTTGCAATTTTGTCATTGCATGGATCATTTGTGAATTTGACGGAATAGACACCATCCACACATGTTCCAACTTTTACTTTTAAGAATTTGCCCACGATAAGGTCTCTCCATTCTGGAATGGACATGGTCACATCGTTCTCTAGTTGGCAATGAACACCAAATGGAGGTTGACGAAAAAGAGTTGAACTTTGAAGTGGGGCCAGAATTTTGCTACGCGATATCATGACGGTACTCCCGAAGTCAACGAACATAACTTCGGCATGGTTAACAAATTCCTTGGTTATTCGGACTCGATAAACATGAAATTCATCCCATTTCAGCACACCATATTCCAACAAGTGGCTTTTTACATCCGCATAAAGAAGAGGAGGATAGGGCACTGAAGAATATAATTTATCAAGCTCCTTCGTCATTTGGTAAAGATCTTGAAACATCTTCTGAAATTGACCAAAAAAATAGCCGGGTTTCTCAGTATGAGTAATATAGAGATGCTGCTTATTAGCCAATTTAGCAGCGGGAATCTGTAAACACGCGATAAAACAAATGTATTTAATACAAATACTTACATAAAACTTTAAATGTTCCAAACTACCTCAAATACACATGTTGGGATGGTTATGTTGATGTTCTCCAATTTATTACAGCTGTCATCAGTGGTGGTGTTGGAAGTCAGTTTTTTCACATTGTCTCCAGTAGTGTTAACATTGGGTGAGGCTATTACATGAGTGTGGTGAGGATCCTTCGTTTTAACCACAACTGAAGTATAACTTTGCATATATTCTATGTAAGTTTGTACAGCTACACCCATTTTTCGTTCGATCATGATGGTGGCCAAAAGTTGATTATTTGAACCAAACAGTCTCACACTCTGACCCTCCTTATAGTTCTCAATCAATATTGCtttccagatttgtttttcaacatGCATCTTAAAGAACATCATGGCAGCCTCACTCCACTGATGACTTGAACTAAAAGATTCACGTGGGGCAGTGATATCAGCAAGGAGAAATTTACTAGCAAGTGGAGCCCATGTTCGAAGGTTCTCTTCTTCATTTCCAGGATAATTCAAAATTCGAACAAAGTTTGGAGGAATTTTATGAAGCTTTCCTGTATCAATACAGAAAACATCTAGTGTTCCATTTTCACTTAATTTCACATGAGTAATTCTTGCACGCTGCCACTGATTGTTGATGAACACACAGCAAATCTGATTGATATCTAGTTCCTTTAGATATAATGGTGGAGGCCTGGTCTCCAAACTATGTTGTATAGTTTCAATGAATAATTCAATCAGTATGCGAAAGCGATTTTGAGGGACGCCCCAAAAACAGACGAATGGCTCTTTCCGACGTCGAGGTGAATCGTCGACGTGAGTAATGTATAGCGACATGTTCGCCTTTTTCGATTGTCACTATTCAACTGCAGCAAAACgaatgaaatgatgaaaatatgGTTAGAACAACGAATAATCTCCTAACATATATAACTAATAAGATAACCTACGTATAAGATACGATGAACAATAACTATTTAAGACGATTGGCTTGGCTTGGCTTGGCTTCGCATTGGTACAGCAATAACACGGTACGACTACGACGCAAACTGCAGTGGTAATTATCTAACCGGTAATCAGTCTAGCCACTCACTTCACTAGCCACCAAGCGTCAAAGCCATCAAAGATCCGACAAAGAGTGTTTAGGGATTCTAAATTTATACCCCACTACCATCCTTGATAGGAAGAACATTATGCTACGCGCGACTGGCGCGAGACTAATAATTCTTCGAAAATCGAAAGGTCTTCATTGTTACCCCCATTGTTATTTTacgaaaataacatttttgaaacgtgtgatttgaaaatttagatGACGCAGTTGAGGAGATAATGACAAGATCGTTATCACACTTAAATGTATTactgaaatttataaaaacgATACATTGGAGTAGTTAAAtgagaagaaagagagagaaaaagtgtaACGGAAGTTTGTCTGGAGTAGTATCTGACTTGAGTACGCTTGTACATCATTGACTCCGCACTGGGCCTGAATTGGGCCGATTTGCATACTGAGTGAACGGCAATGGCAGGGCATTTGTAGGCTATCCGAGTACCCGCAGATAATAATCGATAATCGTACTACTCTCAGAAGTCAACTTTGAAACGTGATTCAACAAGTGAAGAACAAGTCAAGCGAGAAATTGATGatcaaaagaaatggtttAGCTCAAGCATAGGTCATCAacaaaattcacaaaacttttttttgccGTCGCAGTCTTCGTGATTGCCCCTAGAGGCCAGTTTTAGTTATTGGAGATCTGACATTTGAGAGAGATCAATCCGTTAACCTGTGTTATcggttttcaattaaattttcaaaacagaaCCTTATTTTAGGGCGCGTTGTTGTTGactaaatagttttttttactgcaaGTTTGTGTCTACTACTAATTACAATTACCATGTTTGTACGGGATTTTATTGTTTCAGTACTAAGTTGGATGGGTAAACAATCAATCAGACGTTGATCTCGCTATTTGAACTTTCCGAAGCAATCAAAATTTATCCTGTTTTATAGGTCTATTCAAGAAAGAagtgagattgttgctgttaGGACTGGATAATGCTGGCAAAACAACGTTATTGCGTATGCTTAAGAATGGCACAATGGGACAGCACAGCCCTACTTATCAACCTGGTTTTAAttagacttttttttgtgaCGCTTTTGCTAtattaatatattttatttccaaaataGTTGTAGAAGAAATAACAATTGGAAAGTTAAAGTTAATGACATTTGATCGTGGTGGACATCAACAGGGTTAGTAGTTTAGTACATAATAAAGCATTATAcagtaatttaaaatattgtaagatgctattatttaatatttatagcCCGTAGGGTTTGGAGAGATTACTATCCAGCAGTGAATGCCCTTGTCTTTGTAATAGATGCTTGTGACAAACAACGTCTTCCTGAAAGCAAATTGGAGTTGGATTTGATTCTGAGTGATGAATTGCTGAAAGACCGTCCTGTGCTAATACTGGGTAATAAAGTTGATCTTCCAGGGGCTGCAAGTAAACAGCAGTTGCTTAATGACTTAGGACTTAACCATCTAGTTTCTGGCAAAGTATGTTccattgaaatttaaatctgATTAAACATAATTTAtcctttcattttcatttatcttACAGGATAAAACAACTCATTCTCAGCTTAAATCACACCCTGTTGAACTTTACATGTGCTCCATATTGAACCGACATGGCTATAAAGAAGGCTTTGAATGGTTAGGTCAGTACATTGACTAAATCGGATGTTTGGAATGTTCAATATGAACAGCAGTAAACATATTGCTAGTTATTTgagaaaattgatttcatttactgtttttggtttggtttattAACTGCTGGACTGTACTTCCCATAGTGTCACCtaaaattgtaaaaacaataaacaaaaaagagatgtgaaaaattttcaacttgctttgaattagaaatcttttattttacttatggGGAATCACACAGAACAAACAAGAACACAAACTTAGAATAAATAACGAATTCAGGACCCTTGTTATGCTAACCATTTGCAAAAGAGTTTAACGAAACCAAAACGGTGAAACACATTCCAGATTTTGGGAAATATTTTAGCGTGTAATTAACGCAAGACAATCTGCTTCCAACaaggttgttttgtttccgttTCCATGCGTTCGGGATCATCTCtacatttctaaaattttaccTCATCTGCCACTCACAAAAGGAGTGTAACCTGAACTGCGCCTGATTAGTGGTAAAGCTGGTTAACAATAAAGGAATAGTGTGTGTTTCACTTGTAAAGACTGAAATTGAAGGTGTTACACTACAAGCTATTGAAATTAAGATAGGCCTAACTTGCTGATAGTTCTCAAATGCCAAACCAAACAACTATAGGGAATAATTTATCATATGCAACCAATACTGATAAAAACACAATCGGTCAAtgcattaataaaaaattaaggcGTGAGTCTAGATTGAAATGTCTtttattgataaaaaattCCGAGTTTAAAAGGATTGAAaacgacatttaaaaaaacgacacttaaaaaaaacattttccggGTAATTACCGATATCCAATAGGACCATTAAAACGTTAACTCGTGATAACGATTAACACGACAAACTAATCAGAACAATTTTTGGAACATAACattgcttttcttctttaacgGTCTCCATTAAATTTAGAGACCGACCAACAAATCAAATATGTTTTTGTTATCGTCTCCGACATGAAGAGAATCAACAAATTGAAGCCCGTTTTCTTTAGCTCCAAAGACAGCTCGACTATCCTTTCCAGTGCAATCAGTGACAAATTTGTCAACAGCAGCTTCCGACCAGTCAATTAGGGGTTTGTTCAAACTGCAGCAAGTTGCAAAGACTGGGATGTCAGCAAAGAGATCTACTAAAGTGCAGATATTCACAAACGGAGCCTTGCAAGAATCCCCATAATCCACAAAAAAGACATCAGCAGTATCACCATCGTAAACTTCCTTAATCTGCGCACGGAACCAGCTTTCATAAAGGGGATGTAAAACTCCATAAATCTTGCCGACTGTTGgtttcgttttgatttttaatgagTCGGAGTTCTTGCTGTAATCTTCAGATATTTCGGCttccaattttattaattCCTCTTGGTCTTTCTTCAATTGCACCCAGAATTGGCCAGGAGATGACGCGTAGACAATCACAACTTCCACAGGATTGGTAATGGATTCGTCCACCATGACCGAATTTACCGACGATACGGGACCTAGTTCTTGAGGTACTTCATGATCAATAGATACTTTGGGGGATTCCACGACCGAAGGATTTGCAACATGATCATCGACAAAAACTTTGTCTTGTGCGCCTGAAGATGCTGAAACCACGGCGCCAGATTTAACTGGCTCTTCTGGTAAAGGTTCAGTTTCAACTAGGCTGAAGAGTTCACCAAAATCACTTTCACCGTGAGAGAGTCGCACGCATAGAACTCCATCGACCAACTTCAAGAACTTGACAGAAAAGCATTCCAAATCCACGACGATTGCTTCAAATAACTTCGAGGCGGTTTCTGAAAAATTTTCGGAGCCATCCTGGCAACATTTAAAAGCCAGGGCCGGTTGTTGCGCAAATTCTTTGGGTAATCCACGCAAATCGCAGGTCTTCACGTCGCAGCTGTTTCCGTAGTCAACATAGAAGATCGTGACACAGTCTTCTTTGACGGCTTCAACCTTCGCGCGGTACCAACGGTTATCGACCTCGTAGAAAGCCAAACAAGGTTTGCCAACGGAGGGAATGAAGTCTTTTTTGTTGAGAAACTGAGGATCGAGAGCCAGTTTGTCTAAGCGTGCCATGAAATCATTCACGGAACTCGGATCAAATTGAACCCAAAATTCGGCTGGTGATTTGAAACACGAAGTGATAGCATTGGTAGAAATGATTTGCTGTGGAGAAAAGTTCACATCCTGGGCAGCCAATTCCACATCTGCTTCCAGCGATACACGTTCAACGACATTTTTTTCGATCAAATACTGGGAAGCATCGCCAATTTTAGGAACAGTTAAATCCACTTCAAAGACTCCATTGTTCTCGCCTAAATTACAGAATGTTCACTAGTGATTAAACTAAATGAAGTCGTAGAACTAACCTGGACTTGCAGGATGAAACAAAGCAGAAAGCTCCTCATTAGTTGCAAAGCATGTGTCGATGTGTTTCTGAAAATCGGGGCAGATCGGGCTGGCCTTCTTCACCCCTTTTAATTTACACTGCCAGGtctatgaaaaaaattaatacattACATAGAATTACTTCAAAATATAAACGGAATAAAAATACCATTTGCGGGAATTCCATGAAGCAGGGGGTTATTCGTTTTAATTCAGGCAGAGGAGTCTTCTGTTGATTTCCATAATCAACAAAAAGGATGTCAGCAATATCATCAACAATACTGAGGATTTGCGAACGATAGTAACGACCGTCTTCGGCGAAACGAGCCACGCAAGGTAATCCTAAACTGGGCTGATCTTCGTGCAAATCATTGGGAGAAAGCGATGAATAGAACTTTTCAAGTTGCTCCAATTGGTTCTAAGACGAGCAGAAACACAATagcacaaaataaattttacttgTAACAGGCCAGGTCATTGTTTGCAGCAAAAATTTACCTGATACGCATCGTCAATAGGACTTAGATAGAATCGAAATGGATCAACACAACAACTAACGATGACACTGATTGGTTTATCAGGAACACTGCGACTTGTATACCCAGAACTGGGTGGTGGGATGTTGGTGAAATTTGGCGCTCCGAATTCCTCGTTAATGGCAATGTTtgctttctttgtttcttccaCCAATCGCACAGGATATTTGCCTTCGGAATCTCGAATAGTGAAAGtcgctgaaaataattttcccaTAGTACGTCCTtcaaacttcttcttttcttctgctgTCCAATCGCGAGAAGCGTCTACTCCATCCAGCCTGCAGTGATACGCAAGTGGAGGTAGCTTTATGAATTCTTCGTCAATGCATTTGATTTGTTCGACAGGGGCAAGTTGCGTGTTTCCATAATCGACGAAAAGAACAGTGGCTCGCAGAGGATCACAGAATTTTATAATTTGTCCGCGATACCATCCGTTGTCTTCTTCGTATTGAACCACGCATGCCAAGCCGACCTTCGGATCTACAATTGAAGGTTTGGATTcatctgtttaaaaaaaaaagcacaaaATTATTTGTGAATCATAGAAGACAATATAATTATAACCATCTAATAATGTGTAAAATTTTACCGGAATAAACTGTGTTGAGATTGGTTCCTAATTGTGCAAGGACGGTGCAAGATTCTAACAGCTGAAGGTAGAAACTCGACGGGTCGTTTACATAAACAACTTCAACTTGCTGATTTATCGGAACATCGATTTTTTCTGGATAATTCAACTGCTGTTGGTGAGATGTTAACGGCCTTAAGCGCCCTGATGCATCATTAACTTTCTTGAGTTCTTGAGTTGCTGCCTCAATGTCGGATTTTACAGCTGGGAGGTTTTCAGTCAGTTCCTGTTTCTCTTCTTGATTCAAAACTTTTGGTATCTCGTTGTCAACCGAACTGGATTGTTTTGGAATAGTTGTACAGGTACTAACTGGACCAGGAATAAGCTTTGAACTGAATTCTGGTTCCTTGCTTAATGGTTCCATTTCACTTGTTTGAGGTAGAATTTCCGGTTCCAGCAAATTCGTTTCCTTAGCTTCCGTCTCGACGTTGTCTTGATTAGACCCATCGTCAATTTTGCGAAGGTCGCGAGGAAGATCAGATTCAATAAAGGCCGGTTGAGACAAACGCTTATCCGTTTCGATAactgaagagaaaaacaaaccatTACACAACATGTACTTTTCACTGAGCAATTCAAGACTCACCAGTagtttccgaaattttctcgTCAATACACGGACTATTTTTGATCGTTACCGAGAAATTTCCGTTGTTGCTACTCTTGATAAGGCGGTCATCACTGATTGGGATCGAAGTCAGAATTTTGGCCACCGATTCTAGAACAGCAGATTCTGCctgttttttctgtttgttaacTAGTTAAAAGACAAATTTATTAGATTACGTAAATTGTTAGCCAACCATATGTGATAACTTACCAGGTTCTACGGCATTCGGTCTAGAAACAGCATTCTGAATTTTCGTGGCAATGATGCCATTGCCTAGATCACTAGTGAATGTGACTGAGTATATCCCTTCCACACAACGTCCGATCTTCACTTTAATCCATCGATCCACGATGAGATGCTTCCATTTCTGGGAGGGAAGAGCCACGCCTTCTTCCAGCTTGCAATGAATTCCATACGGCGGATGGCAGAAGCGAGTCAAAGATTTTATGGGTGACAGAATTGTGTTGCGTGGTACAACAATGGTATTTCCGAAGTCGATAAATAGTATTTCGGCCTCGTTTCCCATTTCCTTTGTTACTCGGACGCGATAGTATACACCATCTTCTTCCCAAATAACAACTCCATGGTGGCCCAATCGACTTTCGCTACCAGCATATAGAAGGGGAGGATTCGCTTGAGTAGAATAAGCATTTTTAAGCTCATCAGCCAAATCGTTGAGATCCTTAAGGCCGCATCCTGTCTTTGAATTTGGTAGCCTTATTTCCTCAAGCTGCCCAAAAAAATAGCCAGACGTTCCAGCGTCAGTAACAAAAACGCTCTCCTCCGCAGCCAAATTCAAAGGTGGCATCTGAAATCGTTCAAAaccattaaaataaattaatttactaTTGTAAAAATACTGTTTACCTGAATCACAGAAAAGGGAACAGCAACTGTTGACAATAGGAGAGTAGATGTTGACGTCACACTTGAAATGGGACTGTTATCCTGGGGATTCGAATAAATTGCAGCAAGAATATCGCATATACTGCGACCAGAGATGTACAGGCTGATTTGCTGCCTTTCGTCGTCTTCAACTTCGGCCTTGAGATTACTTTCTTTGTTCACCAATGCAGCGAAAATTCGATTCAGACCAGGCAATTTCGAAATATTCTCCACTCCAAATAAAGAGACGCGATATGCACAGAGGCACGGTACCAAGAGCTCGTCTGGGATATCATAAATTAAGGCACGATCAATAGGAATCTGTGTTCCGATATCGACGAAGAAGACGGAGTATTTGCAGGACGGTGTTCCAAAATCCTTCATACCCGTTATCAATCCACGATGAAAGAGTTGGTCAGATGGGGAGACCGCGATACACGCCGAGCCAAGAGGCGTTCCTTGAAATGGAGTTGGAGCCATGGAATCTAGATGCTTGCGTATTTCTTGAAGATTTTTAGTCTCGCTCTTCATTCGAACGAAGAATTGAAAAGGCCCTTCTGAAATATGCGTGACAATGACGTCATAGCGTTCTTTAAGAGGAAGATTGTTGGTCACGTACGTCCTAGTAGAAACCGTTGGCAAGTTTTGTTGGGCAGAAGGGATGGCAAAATTAGGTCGTAAAGGACCACTTAGAGATGAAATGTTGCATCCAGCAGGAAACAATTTCATTACTGGATAACTGTAGAATGCAGGTTTCATGAATGAAGGTTGCTTTTCCATTGTCTCGCACATGGCTAAAGCTTCATGGTAGGATTGAGCTGCTACGCCTAGCCCTTGTTGGACCAGGGCACTTGCCAGAAGCTGATTGTTCGAATCAAACAACCTTACACCTTGATGTTCACCAAACATTGCCATGGGGATAGCTTTCcagatttcattttcgacatggatttttaaaaacgtcATTGCTAAATCACTCCATTGTCGGGTATGAGTTCCAAGGCCAAATGGAGCAACTGCATCAGCAAGTATGAATTTACTAGCAAGAGGAGGGCAGTCACGGATGTTTTCTGCTTCATATCCAGGAATGTCCAGAGTCCGAAGGAAGATGAGAGGAACTGTGTGTGTTTTCCCAGAATCAACACAGTAGACTTCAAGCATTCCAGTACGGTTTAACTTCAATTCAGGTACTGTTGCTCTATGCCAACGGTGATTGATGAGTACACAAAAAATCTCGTTACTGTCCAGGTCACTAAGATTCATAGGTGGAACTTTCGATTCTAAATGTTGCCTGATGGATTCCAGATACAGCTCCATCGTCAAATACAAACTGCGATCATGTGTAGAACCCCAGAAATAAACACATGGCCCTTGACGACCACGAACGGAGTCGTCAATATGGGTCACGTTGACCAACATGCTAGCTGCAGCCATTTTCAAtatctgaaaatattaaatagaGTTCAACATTCGAACTGTCCTACAAGTTGAGTAAATGTGAAAACGTTTACATACCAATATTTAAAGAAGTGGCATGCAGCAAAGGCAATATTGGACTTTCAAGGGCTGCAATTGCGATTGTGCCTCGTTAAGCACCTTTTaaatcaacaataaaacaagttTGAAGACGTTAACATATTGGTTACTGTGATAGatttaagacaaaaaagaaaaccaaaaaaaagaacaataggttttaattaataaaacttACCTGATTAAAAAGAGATTGTGAAATTTATTTCTGAGCACTGAGATCTCCTACCATACTTCTCACGACTCGCGTCTCTCGTGTTATGGCTGTGCTTCTGATTTTTTACCAGACAATAAAAGAATGGCGGATTTCTCATTTCCGGAGATAGCAGCGTTGCCGAGTCCAACACAACCAAACGCGAAGAATATCAACAAAGAAATGGCGGGTagcgttatttttttgttttctttttatcgaaattatttaaattggaGATATAAAATTCGAATCTTTTTACCTGATAAATGcaagttcattaaaattttaaaaatcaatttgtttggATTTGCGGAATGGCGCGAAATTTGTATGCCGGGTATTCCCCACTATTGCCAATTTCCCATTTTAAGAGGATGGCGTTGttcattttattgattttatatGAATACCAACAAAGGCTCTTTTAAATCCACATCTAGATGTGACACCGTTTGACGGAACAAGTCATCAGCATTTCAATATTAATATCCGTTTTCAAATCCTTGTCCCTGAGTAATTACCACCCCCACAAGGCCCACATTAAACTTACTGGAAAAATAGAAGGACTAGACATAAAATTTTCTCCATCTGAGAGGAACTtactaggaaaaaaaattatcaataaATTAGTAACCATGAGATTCATGACATATGAATTATGGAAGTCATCTTTGTCATCTAAGAAACTATTACTAAATTCGGACTTAGTAATATGCTGTGCGTGATATTCCAagtattttctgattttcacCTGCTGCTTATCAATTTTCAGTACTTTTTTATTCCAATATTAGTTTCTATTATTCACTCACTAAGTTTGATAAATGTTTACGATGTGCATTTGAATTGAGGaatctcctctttttttattcaagcCCCATGTATTTCTCATTAAAATATCAACGAAAAACAGGGAAGATGACAGGAATCGATCAAGAAGGCCGCTGATTCAGACATGATCATCATCTTGATTGGACGCAATGTTAACTTTTGCCAGCATCTTCTTTCAGCGAAACAGTTCGATTGAAGACCATCTTGAATGGAAACAGAAGCAAGTCAGTAAgcagaatttttgaaaaacaacaaaataatgtaTCACCTTGTCTTTCGTTGAATCAGGATCAACCGAGAAGTAGCCTACTCGTTCAAACTGGAACTTGTCGTAAACTTTAGCTCCACTTAACGATTTGTCGGCGGCTGCTTCGACTACCGACAAAGAATGTGGGTTAATGTCAGACAAAAACCCACCAGGTACCTCGTTGATATCTTCAGGGTTACTGTGCTGAAACCTAAATTAAGATTTGTTTTACTGTCGAAAAATCATTATCAGCCAATGAGATATGAAAGCTTACAATCGTTCATAGAGGCGGACCTCGACAAACATTGGATTTGATACCCAATGAATAAAGGCTTTTGGTTTTTCCGTGCAGGTGGCAGACGTGGTACACGTAACCTCCAGCTCAACGACTTGACCACTGGCATCTTTCTTAACGTTCTTCAAACTAATAACGAGTCCAGCGTATCGCAAACCAACGGCTTGGCTCTTGGTAAGCCGACGGTAGCCTTTCTCTTCAACCTAAAGTttggaaatcaattaaaataaatcagaGTTAAGAATAGAGTTGGTAAAAATCAAACCTCTCTAAAGTCCGATCGATCGATGTAAATCACTCGATCAAGAGTTACGGAGTGGGATCCACGCTGAACCTCCTTGGGGAAATCAGGGACATCGATTGTAGTCGGTCCCTCGGATGGAAAATTGAGAATGGTGACTTTCAATGGCGCTAGAACGACCATTGAACGCGGAGCAGTGAAATCGAGCGTATCCTTCACAACGGCTTCCAATTTCTGGGGATCGACTCCCATTTGAGCTCCCGTCACTCCCATTCCCGCACAGAAATTGTTGATAGCTTCCGCTGGAAAGCCACGTCGACGGAGAGCAGTCAACGTGAATAAACGAGGATCGTCCCAATCTACCGTGACAAAAAGGAGATAACAACGCTTTATCAATAGCCTTAATCACAATGAATTCGTATTACCGTGAACAATCTTCTCGGTGATAAGTTTCGCAATTTTTCGCTTGGATACCACAGTGTAGTACACATTCAAGCGACCATACTCCCACTGGACTGGGCAGTAAATGTCCAGAGCATTACAAAGCCAGTAATAAGAAGAACGTCTAAAGCGGTCAAATTAAATAGATGGAggataaaattttaaagattACTTTCATTAGGTAAATTACCTCGACTGAAATTCTTTTGTGCACAATGAGTGGGTTATGTTTTCGATAGAATCACAGAGGCAGTGAGTGTAATCATAAGTAGGATAGATACACCATTGGTCTCCAGTACGGTGATGGGCAACATATTTGATTCGGTATGCCACCGGATCGAGTTTACCCTCTTCCAGAGTCAATTTCATTCTCATAGTAGCTGCACCTTCCTCAAACATGCCATTTTTCATATCCTACAGGTGATCGATATCATTAAGGTTTCGTTTATGATCGGCAATAAACTATTTCTCTACCTCAAATAACTGAAGACTCTCTTCAATTGGGCGATCTCTAAAAGGAGAAGGAATTGGGTTGAAT
This region includes:
- the LOC124336854 gene encoding maternal protein tudor-like isoform X2 — encoded protein: MAAASMLVNVTHIDDSVRGRQGPCVYFWGSTHDRSLYLTMELYLESIRQHLESKVPPMNLSDLDSNEIFCVLINHRWHRATVPELKLNRTGMLEVYCVDSGKTHTVPLIFLRTLDIPGYEAENIRDCPPLASKFILADAVAPFGLGTHTRQWSDLAMTFLKIHVENEIWKAIPMAMFGEHQGVRLFDSNNQLLASALVQQGLGVAAQSYHEALAMCETMEKQPSFMKPAFYSYPVMKLFPAGCNISSLSGPLRPNFAIPSAQQNLPTVSTRTYVTNNLPLKERYDVIVTHISEGPFQFFVRMKSETKNLQEIRKHLDSMAPTPFQGTPLGSACIAVSPSDQLFHRGLITGMKDFGTPSCKYSVFFVDIGTQIPIDRALIYDIPDELLVPCLCAYRVSLFGVENISKLPGLNRIFAALVNKESNLKAEVEDDERQQISLYISGRSICDILAAIYSNPQDNSPISSVTSTSTLLLSTVAVPFSVIQMPPLNLAAEESVFVTDAGTSGYFFGQLEEIRLPNSKTGCGLKDLNDLADELKNAYSTQANPPLLYAGSESRLGHHGVVIWEEDGVYYRVRVTKEMGNEAEILFIDFGNTIVVPRNTILSPIKSLTRFCHPPYGIHCKLEEGVALPSQKWKHLIVDRWIKVKIGRCVEGIYSVTFTSDLGNGIIATKIQNAVSRPNAVEPVNKQKKQAESAVLESVAKILTSIPISDDRLIKSSNNGNFSVTIKNSPCIDEKISETTVIETDKRLSQPAFIESDLPRDLRKIDDGSNQDNVETEAKETNLLEPEILPQTSEMEPLSKEPEFSSKLIPGPVSTCTTIPKQSSSVDNEIPKVLNQEEKQELTENLPAVKSDIEAATQELKKVNDASGRLRPLTSHQQQLNYPEKIDVPINQQVEVVYVNDPSSFYLQLLESCTVLAQLGTNLNTVYSDESKPSIVDPKVGLACVVQYEEDNGWYRGQIIKFCDPLRATVLFVDYGNTQLAPVEQIKCIDEEFIKLPPLAYHCRLDGVDASRDWTAEEKKKFEGRTMGKLFSATFTIRDSEGKYPVRLVEETKKANIAINEEFGAPNFTNIPPPSSGYTSRSVPDKPISVIVSCCVDPFRFYLSPIDDAYQNELEELEKFYSSLSPNDLHEDQPSLGLPCVARFAEDGRYYRSQILSIVDDNADILFVDYGNQQKTPLSELKRITPCFMEFPQMTWQCKLKGVKKASPICPDFQKHIDTCFATNEELSALFHPSSPGENNGVFEVDLTVPKIGDASQYLIEKNVVERVSLEADVELAAQDVNFSPQQIISTNAITLCFKSPAEFWVQFDPSSVNDFMARLDKLALDPQFLNKKDFIPSVGKPCLAFYEVDNRWYRAKVEAVNEDCVTIFYVDYGNSCDVKTCDLRGLPKEFAQQPALAFKCCQDGSENFSETASKLFEEIVMDLESFSVKFLKLVDGVLCVRLSHGESDLCELCSPFETEPLPEEPIISGAVVQAESLVQDVAVTNNLAVNDVFGTLLLFSEFTSLPVSETPMEVCVSWFYNPGQFFLSPVNLSKYQNCLEELEKFYSSLSPEEFMEEQPSLGLPCVARFTEDDRFYRSEILTIRGEIAELLFVDFGNKQTTPLSQVKRMVPRFLGFPKLAWNCKLEGVKKMTIFSINPEAKKYLAACFLTGETVTATFHSTDGNKGFFEVDLAVPEIGDVSQYLIRNNILERISHPKLPAQNLEFVSNQIISTHAVASYIKSPTEFWVQLDPVSLELIADLIDKLVLDPAFTNENNFTVFKGKPCLAFFPDDQRWYRATVEAVNGDTAQVFYFDYGNNCAVKMSDLRQLPIELSKQAALAFKCSLDGSKGFSKDAITAFETLMFGLPAFIIECLHVIDGVLRVRLYSSSGINLIKQLSSGKLSLPPIPEEESVESIPEVVFTELEGKISYYSSNIFWFHLERNKVEMKEMEDQLNQLCKRDANFFSDKHKPKNNLIYGIKHPKFAAWRRGLLYKIFTNTASVYFLDYGDSQVVSFAEIFALPDEFQCIPPFAIRCRVKTSWKPVELTPVVLEKLNGVCFYPRTPCKLVCGRCENDKVSFIESFFLGEHEILELLCTGLTKKECGQSVTLVQCINLMGEKGWKGGDWCSGLRSSSVIQFVDLLGR